The Aquidulcibacter paucihalophilus genome has a window encoding:
- a CDS encoding TIGR01459 family HAD-type hydrolase, with amino-acid sequence MTLPHALSGLSDIAADYDLLLCDVWGVIHNGRESWPGACEALSRFNRDHGHVVLISNSPRPAPGVVVQLDALDVPRDSWRAVVTSGDATRHELAKRAPGPAWIIGPDRDWPLYDGLGLQVADGAADAAFISVTGPVDDETETPEDYRERLSAGVARGLELICANPDRVVQRGDRLIYCGGSLADLYESLGGRVTMAGKPFDPIYGLALAEGERLLGRPVDRSRVLCIGDGVVTDVLGANKQALDCLFIAQGIHGDAARGPDGRLDPARAADLLKAETTYARYAALDLAW; translated from the coding sequence ATGACCCTCCCCCACGCCCTCTCCGGCCTGTCCGACATCGCCGCCGACTATGACCTGTTGCTCTGCGACGTCTGGGGCGTGATCCACAACGGGCGCGAAAGCTGGCCCGGGGCCTGCGAGGCCCTGAGCCGGTTCAACCGCGACCATGGCCACGTCGTGCTGATCTCCAACTCGCCGCGCCCGGCGCCAGGCGTGGTGGTCCAGCTCGACGCCCTGGACGTGCCGCGCGACAGCTGGCGCGCCGTCGTCACCTCGGGCGACGCCACTCGCCACGAACTCGCCAAACGCGCGCCCGGCCCGGCCTGGATCATCGGTCCGGACCGCGACTGGCCCCTCTATGACGGTCTCGGCCTGCAGGTCGCGGACGGTGCCGCCGACGCGGCCTTCATCTCGGTCACCGGCCCGGTCGATGACGAGACCGAAACGCCCGAGGACTATCGCGAACGCCTGTCCGCCGGCGTGGCGCGCGGGCTCGAACTGATCTGCGCCAACCCGGACCGGGTGGTCCAGCGCGGCGACCGGCTGATCTACTGCGGCGGTTCGCTGGCCGACCTGTACGAAAGCCTCGGTGGTCGGGTCACCATGGCCGGCAAGCCCTTCGATCCGATCTATGGTCTGGCGCTGGCCGAGGGCGAGCGGCTGCTCGGACGGCCGGTCGATCGCTCGCGCGTCCTGTGCATCGGCGACGGGGTGGTCACCGATGTGCTCGGTGCCAACAAACAGGCGCTGGACTGCCTGTTCATCGCCCAGGGCATCCACGGAGACGCCGCGCGCGGCCCCGACGGCCGCCTCGATCCGGCCCGCGCCGCCGACCTGTTGAAGGCCGAGACGACGTACGCCCGCTACGCCGCGCTCGATCTGGCGTGGTGA
- a CDS encoding EAL domain-containing protein: MRALTQAFLFFGYLFLALTVGAFVWRAGLGAGAGAAGAIATMGLMVAVHVGITGRADKSALRNEIEQVREAHRLLADAMESTQGALTELAQAIESGAVTSTEALSGEVRMLETLIQQMSETLEQRAAQPAPTNPYEARHREQSNVLLANIHEALAENRVDLYLQPVVSLPQRRTIFYESFTRLRAADDRVMMPAEYLSVAEGEGLVPAIDNLLLFRCAQIVRRLARQDRKVGVFCNVALSSLGDETFFPQFLEFLSENRDLNQALIFELGQATFDARGAVEARNMAKLADLGFRFSIDKVQTLDLDFADLQRSDVKFMKVAADLLIEQLLDLDGASALPSLRDISAADFAGLTRRYGIELIAEKCESERQIVDILELDVAMGQGHLFGEPRAIKEAVLAETDPPADFIRSTLRSADHRRRMG; the protein is encoded by the coding sequence ATGCGCGCACTCACCCAGGCCTTCCTGTTCTTCGGCTACCTTTTCCTGGCCCTGACGGTCGGCGCCTTCGTGTGGCGCGCGGGCCTCGGCGCCGGTGCGGGCGCGGCGGGGGCCATCGCCACCATGGGCCTGATGGTCGCCGTCCACGTCGGCATCACAGGCCGCGCCGACAAGTCCGCCCTGCGCAATGAAATCGAACAGGTCCGCGAGGCGCACCGCCTGCTGGCCGACGCCATGGAGTCGACCCAGGGGGCCCTGACCGAACTGGCCCAGGCCATCGAATCCGGGGCCGTCACCTCCACCGAAGCCCTCTCGGGCGAGGTCCGCATGCTGGAGACACTGATCCAGCAGATGAGCGAGACGCTCGAACAGCGCGCGGCCCAGCCGGCGCCGACCAATCCCTATGAGGCCCGCCACCGCGAACAGTCCAACGTCCTGCTGGCCAATATCCACGAGGCCCTGGCCGAGAACCGGGTCGACCTCTACCTCCAGCCGGTCGTCTCCCTGCCCCAGCGCCGGACCATCTTCTACGAAAGCTTCACCCGCCTGCGCGCGGCCGACGACCGGGTCATGATGCCGGCGGAATACCTGTCCGTCGCCGAGGGCGAGGGTCTGGTCCCCGCCATCGACAACCTGCTGCTGTTCCGCTGCGCCCAGATCGTTCGGCGTCTGGCGCGTCAGGACCGCAAGGTCGGCGTCTTCTGCAACGTCGCCCTGTCCTCGCTCGGCGACGAGACCTTCTTCCCGCAATTCCTCGAATTCCTCTCCGAGAACCGCGACCTCAACCAGGCCCTGATCTTCGAACTGGGCCAGGCAACCTTCGACGCCCGCGGCGCGGTCGAGGCCCGCAACATGGCCAAGCTGGCCGACCTCGGCTTCCGCTTCTCGATCGACAAGGTCCAGACCCTCGACCTCGACTTCGCCGACCTGCAGCGGTCAGACGTGAAGTTCATGAAGGTGGCGGCCGACCTGCTGATCGAACAGCTGCTCGACCTCGACGGTGCCTCGGCCCTGCCCAGTCTGCGCGACATCTCCGCCGCCGACTTCGCCGGCCTGACCCGCCGCTACGGCATCGAGCTGATTGCCGAGAAATGCGAGAGCGAACGCCAGATCGTCGACATCCTCGAGCTCGACGTCGCCATGGGCCAGGGCCACCTGTTCGGCGAGCCCCGCGCCATCAAGGAAGCCGTCCTGGCCGAGACCGACCCGCCCGCGGACTTCATCCGCTCGACCCTGCGCAGCGCGGACCACCGGCGGCGGATGGGTTAG
- a CDS encoding SDR family oxidoreductase, with product MELFDLSGKVAVITGSSKGIGKAIAERMAEHGARVVISSRKPGPCDEVAQAINARHGEGRAIAIPANIASKEELQRLVDETNAAFGRIDILVCNAATNPYAGPMAGISDDQFGKILQNNVVSNHWLIQMVAPQMLERKDGSVIIVSSIGGLRGNALIGAYNISKAADMQLARNLAVEWGPSNVRVNTIAPGLVQTDFAKYLWENPELLKQVTDPAPLKRIGQPDEIAGAAVYLAAPASAYMTGQTLVVDGGITIAW from the coding sequence ATGGAATTGTTCGATCTGAGCGGCAAGGTCGCTGTCATCACCGGCTCGTCCAAGGGGATCGGCAAGGCGATCGCCGAACGGATGGCCGAACACGGCGCCCGGGTGGTGATCAGCTCGCGCAAGCCGGGCCCTTGCGATGAGGTCGCCCAGGCGATCAATGCCAGGCACGGCGAGGGCCGGGCCATTGCCATCCCGGCGAACATTGCCTCGAAGGAAGAGCTGCAGCGGCTGGTCGACGAGACCAATGCGGCTTTCGGCAGGATCGACATCCTGGTCTGCAATGCCGCGACCAATCCCTATGCGGGGCCGATGGCTGGGATCAGCGACGACCAGTTCGGCAAGATCCTGCAGAACAACGTCGTGTCCAACCACTGGCTGATCCAGATGGTCGCGCCGCAGATGCTGGAGCGGAAGGACGGGTCGGTGATCATCGTCTCGTCGATCGGCGGGCTGCGAGGCAACGCCCTGATCGGCGCCTACAACATCTCCAAGGCGGCGGACATGCAGCTGGCGCGCAACCTGGCGGTGGAGTGGGGACCGTCCAACGTGCGGGTCAACACCATCGCGCCGGGCCTGGTGCAGACCGACTTCGCCAAATACCTGTGGGAGAATCCCGAGCTGCTGAAGCAGGTCACCGACCCCGCGCCGCTGAAGCGGATCGGCCAGCCGGACGAGATCGCGGGGGCCGCGGTTTATCTGGCGGCACCCGCCTCGGCTTATATGACCGGCCAGACGCTGGTCGTGGACGGCGGGATCACCATTGCGTGGTGA
- a CDS encoding glycine zipper 2TM domain-containing protein, whose translation MRSILTMTTVVACGLVLSGCATMGDGYASACERDYERNRQYATGAGAALGAAVGAAVAGRDNREEGAAIGALAGALIGRELSEEEDPCGYGFGGYNRDGRYGRERVYWREDGRRW comes from the coding sequence ATGCGGTCCATTCTGACGATGACGACGGTGGTGGCTTGCGGGCTGGTGCTGTCAGGGTGCGCGACCATGGGTGACGGCTACGCCTCGGCCTGCGAGCGCGACTATGAGCGGAACCGGCAGTATGCGACCGGCGCGGGTGCCGCCCTGGGCGCGGCCGTCGGGGCGGCCGTCGCCGGGCGTGACAACCGCGAGGAAGGGGCCGCCATCGGCGCGCTGGCGGGAGCCTTGATAGGGCGGGAGCTCTCCGAGGAAGAGGATCCCTGCGGCTATGGCTTCGGCGGGTATAACCGCGACGGACGGTACGGGCGGGAGCGGGTCTACTGGCGGGAGGACGGGCGGCGCTGGTAA